One Aphidius gifuensis isolate YNYX2018 linkage group LG3, ASM1490517v1, whole genome shotgun sequence DNA window includes the following coding sequences:
- the LOC122851665 gene encoding probable helicase senataxin: MQNYHQKMNSRRRTSRDTSASYRMMIFPCRTMDLWTFEFFYTIFQWETDWFDNPKNHLTSEKSLREILGDNCPLDLNSTLLCYNSTKDYYETMKPLMMHEFFHGLLKDTDDEDDPGDNKNSNRAKSIIGSIESIQETSGDCSSTKKLIVIRMKISYDYDKWRDPTKPPPDTPQRGDLVHVIYNGRRKVFGYIDDMDWKHQDCTLTTRQINTNHLNRNLKLKTVKSIQQDLRKLRALQELPESSLFNAIMKPNELDYTIKKAGIETISRLKSKQKKLNDMQLKIVADVVETADDPDPKICCIQGPPGTGKTTAIISMITKLLEENSRRKIILCAPSNKAADGVLLKLLEIRKLGFNIVRVGREEKMDPKVKEVSLDYLADRIKGSSVRERILEDAHVIVSTLTSCFTYSMGNVFGYCRKKIPICIVDEAGQSTELATLIPLMLGVKTLILVGDPQQLPPTIISPLAKRKGMDISLFSRAQKCFQDTPTNPIQMLNVQYRMNDQIAAWPNDNFYDGKISSCAKNDPMPLCHYRILNHDSHQETVKLSNKSESRLIINLLSVIINDIPELKQKKNKPSISVITPYRDQKKIITDMLNSRSSQIKKLRKIQYDELNKYDDLDKEKIVENIKKNNSPVKNNNDIKKDENVDKNNSTLRKSNGNDKNVKQRNNKSLRRNGKNNNNPTGGILIVETPEKIAERLKKKIDRSKDEINNREKILPLREKNTNLAMENLLIKLVLNPTEKNDEEEKLFTADEISKIEIIFKKIVDLSELYDQWRSIEVNTVDGFQGREQDIIIMSCVRSRGIGFVGDPNRLNVSLTRAKHTMILCGNFETFRKNTMWNDLLIDAENRGVYANVNHDIKPDKLKDLIFVEESNN; encoded by the exons atgcaaaattatcatcaaaaaatgaattccaGGCGACGTACTTCCAGGGACACCTCAGCgag ttataGAATGATGATTTTTCCTTGTCGTACAATGGATTTATggacttttgaatttttttacacaatattTCAATGGGAAACTGACTGGTTTGATAAtccaaaaaatcatttaaccAGTGAAAAATCATTGAGAGAAATTCTTGGTGATAATTGTCCTCTTGATTTGAATTCTACGTTATTGTGTTATAACAGCACAAAAGATTATTATGAAACGATGAAGCCTTTGATGAtgcatgaattttttcatgGTTTGTTGAAAGATACTGATGACGAAGATGATCctggtgataataaaaattcaaatagagCAAAATCAATCATCGGCAGTATTGAGAGCATCCAAGAAACATCTGGAGATTGTTCTTCAACTAAAAAACTGATAGTAATTAGAATGAAAATATCTTACGATTATGATAAATGGAGAGATCCAACAAAACCACCACCTGACACTCCGCAACGTGGTGATTTAGTCCATGTAATCTACAATGGCAGAAGAAAAGTATTTGGATACATTGATGACATGGATTGGAAACATCAAGATTGTACTTTAACAACAAGACAAATAAATACTAAtcatttaaatagaaatttaaaattaaaaactgttAAATCAATTCAACAAGATTTACGTAAATTACGTGCTCTTCAAGAGCTACcagaatcatcattatttaatgcAATAATGAAACCAAATGAATTGgattatacaattaaaaaagctGGCATTGAAACCATATCACgtttaaaatcaaaacaaaaaaaactaaatgacATGCAATTGAAAATTGTTGCTGATGTTGTCGAAACAGCTGATGATCCAGATCCAAAAATATGTTGTATTCAAGGACCACCTGGTACTGGTAAAACAACAGCAATTATTTCCATGATTACTAAATTACTTGAGGAAAATTCAAGacgtaaaattatattgtgtGCACCATCGAATAAAGCAGCTGATGGTGTTCTTTTAAAACTACTAGAAATTAGAAAATTGGGTTTTAATATTGTTAGAGTTGGACGTGAAGAAAAAATGGATCCAAAAGTTAAAGAAGTCAGTCTTGACTATCTTGCGGATCGAATAAAAGGTTCCAGTGTTAGGGAACGTATTCTTGAAGATGCTCATGTAATAGTATCAACATTGACAAGTTGTTTTACTTATTCAATGGGAAATGTTTTTGgttattgtagaaaaaaaattccaatttgTATTGTTGATGAAGCTGGACAATCAACTGAActtgcaacattaattccaTTGATGCTTGGTGTTAAAACATTGATTCTGGTTGGTGATCCACAACAACTACCACCGACAATCATTTCACCg ttGGCCAAAAGAAAAGGAATggatatatcattattttcacgaGCTCAAAAGTGTTTTCAAGATACACCGACAAATCCAATTCAAATGTTAAATGTCCAATATCGAATGAATGATCAAATCGCAGCTTGGcctaatgataatttttatgatggtAAAATTTCAAGCTGTGCCAAAAACGATCCAATGCCATTATGCCATTATAGAATATTAAATCATGATTCACATCAGGAAactgttaaattatcaaacaaatCAGAGTCGagattaatcattaatttattgagtGTAATTATCAATGATATTCCAGagcttaaacaaaaaaaaaataaacctagTATCAGTGTTATCACACCATATCGTGATCAGAAGAAAATTATAACTGATATGTTAAATTCAAg atcttcacaaataaaaaagctaagaaaaattcaatatgatgaattaaataaatacgatgatcttgataaagaaaaaatagtagaaaatatcaaaaaaaataattcaccagttaaaaataataatgatattaaaaaagatgaaaatgttgataaaaataattcaactttaAGAAAAAGTAATggcaatgataaaaatgtcaagcaacgaaataataaatcactGAGAaggaatggaaaaaataataataatccaacTGGAGGAATATTGATTGTTGAAACTCCAGAAAAAATTGCtgagagattaaaaaaaaaaatagacagaAGTAaagatgaaattaataatcgaGAAAAAATTCTTCCACTtcgtgaaaaaaatacaaatttagccatggaaaatttgttgattaagCTTGTATTAAATCcaactgaaaaaaatgatgaagaagaaaaattatttacagctGATGAGATctcaaaaatcgaaataatttttaaaaaaattgttgacttGTCTGAATTGTATGATCAATGGCGAAGTATTGAAGTTAACACTGTAGATGGTTTTCAAGGGAGAGAACAAGACATTATTATAATGTCATGTGTACGAAGTAGAGGTATTGGTTTTGTTGGTGATCCAAATAGATTGAATGTTAGTTTAACTAGAGCCAAGCACACAATGATTCTTTGTGGAAATTTCGAAACATTCaga aAAAATACCATGTGGAATGATTTGCTCATTGATGCAGAAAATCGTGGAGTTTATGCCAACGTAAATCATGATATAAAACCAGACAAATTAAAGGATCTTATTTTCGTT